TAGGCGGCGATGCGCCAGCGCAGTTCGGTCAGGGGCACATCGTTGCTGTTTTTCATTTTCAGTTGCAGCGGACGATCGGCCGGGCATTGCTGCGGGGCATAGCTGATGCGCATCTCAAGGCGCGCCAGTTGCTTGATCTCGCGGTTGTCCAGCCACACCACCCACATGGCCACGAAACCCAGGCCAATCGCCGCCGCCACCGAGACCGGCAGGGCCTTGGCCGGGTAGCGCAGCAGGAGGATCAACCAGGTGATGACCAGCAGAATGCCGATGAACATGTTGGAACGCTCCAATAGGTCGTGAGCACCATCCTACCGAAGGCCCGCTGGAATGGACATTTGTTGCGCAGGTGATTTAACCGTTGGTCGGAACTGTGATTTCTGACAGTAGGCACTTCGCGACACGTCTGCTCAGATGTTTGCAGGCGCAGAAAATGCAGGCGAGCTATATGGACATTCACAGCAAAACACCGGTGCTGGCCGTAACCGATCCGCGTGGTTTGACCATCTGCAGGGTCGATTATTGGCGCTGCGATGCCAGCCAGGTGCCTGAAACCCGTCTTCATCGCACAGCGCGTGATGCGGCCGGCCACCCGGTGAAGCAGTGGGACCCGCGATTGTGGGCACTGCAAAGCGATGATCCGCTGGCACCGGCCAATCTGGACACCGTGTACTCGATGAACGGGCACGTTCTGCGCTCGAAC
This region of Pseudomonas sp. R84 genomic DNA includes:
- a CDS encoding multidrug transporter, whose amino-acid sequence is MFIGILLVITWLILLLRYPAKALPVSVAAAIGLGFVAMWVVWLDNREIKQLARLEMRISYAPQQCPADRPLQLKMKNSNDVPLTELRWRIAAYAPGDTVNLADNQYTAPRYRGPGELQAGGEWEDCLPMPPLRPGYRPQTLEFRAERLQGSFSD